The following are encoded in a window of Pygocentrus nattereri isolate fPygNat1 chromosome 5, fPygNat1.pri, whole genome shotgun sequence genomic DNA:
- the rtn1a gene encoding reticulon-1a isoform X3 translates to MECGKKECSWSSWKGQVVDLLHWRDVRQSGLVFSSVLLLLFSLTQFSVVSVVAYLALATLSATISFRVYKSVLQAVQKTDEGHPFKAYLEVEIALSPDQISKYVEKVQLYVNHMMKELRRLFLVQDLVDSIKFAVLMWLLTYVGALFNGLTLLILAVVSMFSMPVVYEKYQTQIDQYLGLVRTQVNTIMAKIREKVPGAKRKDE, encoded by the exons ATGGAGTGTGGGAAGAAGGAGTGTTCGTGGAGCAGCTGGAAAGGCCAGG TGGTGGACCTGCTGCACTGGCGGGACGTGAGGCAGTCCGGCCTGGTCTTCAGCAgcgtgctgctgctgctgttctcgcTAACTCAGTTTAGCGTGGTCAGCGTGGTGGCCTACCTCGCTCTGGCCACGCTCTCGGCCACCATCAGCTTCAGAGTGTATAAATCGGTGCTGCAGGCTGTGCAGAAGACCGACGAGGGACACCCCTTCAA GGCCTATCTGGAGGTGGAGATTGCTCTGTCTCCGGATCAGATCAGTAAGTATGTGGAGAAAGTGCAGCTGTATGTAAACCACATGATGAAGGAGCTGCGCAGACTCTTTCTGGTTCAGGACCTGGTCGACTCCATAAAG tttgcaGTGCTGATGTGGCTGCTGACATACGTAGGCGCCCTCTTTAACGGCCTGACTCTGCTCATCCTGG CTGTGGTGTCCATGTTCTCCATGCCTGTGGTCTATGAGAAGTATCAG ACGCAGATAGATCAGTATCTGGGGCTGGTGAGAACCCAAGTGAACACCATAATGGCAAA GATAAGGGAGAAGGTTCCTGGGGCCAAAAGGAAGGATGAGTAA
- the rtn1a gene encoding reticulon-1a isoform X2: MAGAVVDLLHWRDVRQSGLVFSSVLLLLFSLTQFSVVSVVAYLALATLSATISFRVYKSVLQAVQKTDEGHPFKAYLEVEIALSPDQISKYVEKVQLYVNHMMKELRRLFLVQDLVDSIKFAVLMWLLTYVGALFNGLTLLILAVVSMFSMPVVYEKYQTQIDQYLGLVRTQVNTIMAKIREKVPGAKRKDE; encoded by the exons ATGGCAGGCGCAG TGGTGGACCTGCTGCACTGGCGGGACGTGAGGCAGTCCGGCCTGGTCTTCAGCAgcgtgctgctgctgctgttctcgcTAACTCAGTTTAGCGTGGTCAGCGTGGTGGCCTACCTCGCTCTGGCCACGCTCTCGGCCACCATCAGCTTCAGAGTGTATAAATCGGTGCTGCAGGCTGTGCAGAAGACCGACGAGGGACACCCCTTCAA GGCCTATCTGGAGGTGGAGATTGCTCTGTCTCCGGATCAGATCAGTAAGTATGTGGAGAAAGTGCAGCTGTATGTAAACCACATGATGAAGGAGCTGCGCAGACTCTTTCTGGTTCAGGACCTGGTCGACTCCATAAAG tttgcaGTGCTGATGTGGCTGCTGACATACGTAGGCGCCCTCTTTAACGGCCTGACTCTGCTCATCCTGG CTGTGGTGTCCATGTTCTCCATGCCTGTGGTCTATGAGAAGTATCAG ACGCAGATAGATCAGTATCTGGGGCTGGTGAGAACCCAAGTGAACACCATAATGGCAAA GATAAGGGAGAAGGTTCCTGGGGCCAAAAGGAAGGATGAGTAA